The sequence below is a genomic window from Humulus lupulus chromosome 3, drHumLupu1.1, whole genome shotgun sequence.
CCATCAATTTgctcatttgtcccctatgacaaaaatgtcaactttttaccattttgtctacacattttcaccactatatcatcattacaccctataatttacctctacataccatatttattttatttaattaatataatcaatttaattaatttaaattgattattttaataatctcactttggctataaatatggactttcaagaccattttagggtgcttaattttttggttaccatcttttttctctcattttctctctaccattctatcttccatttgggtttttcaagagcattttgcaagtatgtatgttatttattttgcaatttctactctagttatgtgcttctaatctttttcataagattattaagatcatgatgaagcaacttgtaactaggtaatatttatgttgtatgttgatttcccttgtaatacaacaaagtttatggatttttcttctatttctttcatcttaaatatcttgtattttagattgttcgaacatatttacactttgttcttcattagtgcataaacataatattctttgtgtaagatgtgtcattaaattgtacacatccatgcttagaacaaaaatattatgttttgccttataaataatgttcattgatttatttgttatttcattagtttgatttacactaaatgctttgaaattataattttgaaaagtgaagaaaaatcctatctttttataagaaatttgtgtttaaaattataaatatttttggaaaaggatagtttaaattattttaactatcactaaaacttgggaatcaatatactaataaatattattaaacttacattttgtggattctagtatcttaataatcttttcttttaacacttattgtcaactcattattgctttatttttattctcttaaatagctttattttcaatcttttattttatgttcataatattaaaatacatcaatctttggagctaggttagaatttattacttttgatttaaaatagttttctttttgattttagacaactcctttgggttcgacctcgtgcttacacgaaaactattctataaatacgattcgtgcgcttgcgagtataaatatttaaaacatacccgttttgggtccatcatcaatctcaaacatgtattgagcacaaaaatgaacaaatcacataaacaaggaagaaagaacaatcaaatagcattaatccatggaatgatctcagtcaatatccatcaaatccctaaataggagtttagctcataatctcagtattcatatccataatcaaactatacataaacaataacatagaaaattaaagaaaaggaaaatgaaactagattgggaattgtcacagatcgcccacgctcgctccaagcttcttcttcttatttttccaCTTGTTTTCTGTCTCCCCTCTTAATTCACGTTTTTCTCCTCTTAAAATCGCATTAGAAATCGTAACCCTAAATTATCCCATGTgaattgaccaaaatgccttaCATTTAAAAATCAGCTGAATTTCAATTTCCAGCAACCTAGCACAGTCGCGCTCTACAGTAGCGAGGTCGCTCTACTCTCTCAGAAAAGACATTTTTGACAGCTTTACGAATTTTTGTGCTTTATTTGGCATCCTTTTCATTCTAAATTATCCTAATCCTTCAAAacctgaaaataaacaaaaacaacacaaaaaaaacgtaaaatagaacaaaacaacccTAAACCTCTAAAATACTTCCTAAGTAGACACACTAAAACAAGTCTAAAACTCGCTAATTAGCTCCTCGTTGAGACCATCGGTTTGGAAGATGAAGAATAGAAATAAGTTTGAGTGCATGAGTTTTCGGTTGGGAATGAAGATAATAAGAGGTTTGGGGTTTTGATTTTTATTTGGGAAAATGTGCATTGTTTGGGGAACTATATACAAGAAATGCTTTATGTAGAGGttcataaattttttgaaataaaCAAAAAAGAGACAAAATTTTAAAATGGTAAGTTTTAAATGCATATCCTAATATCACGCTTCTCAATTAATTCGGTAATATTTGtataagaaataataaagacaattttagtaaataaaatgaaaaattggttaagatttttatatataaatggaAATATATTAATTGATATTAATatagtaattaaaaataatattgtaaTGAATTGTGTAAAAATCGCTAGTTATTTTGCTTTCAaatctattttttaaaacttgtttgtttttttatcatCCAAACATTGTTTGTGTTTGGTTTTTTGGAAACTATTTTTAGATAACATTAacgtaaaaaaaataaaaaaggtaCATAAGTGTATAAAACTGAAAATAACTTGTTTggtattattttatgttttttgttttcaaaattgtgttttcagaaatgagaacagaaaacagtttttgtagttttcaaaaaacaatatgtgtttggttaatgttttctaaaaataattttttagttttatttaaaaaaatcttaaataaaaaattaataaatatatttataaatagatttttttttttaagtttgtaataaataatgagataaagtaatatgaaagaaaaaatgatgaaaaataaggagagagaaagtaaggatagaaattttgaggaagaaaaattgagaagagaTAAATtcatacaaataaaaaatatgagaGAGAAAATAGCGAGATAGAAAAATTGAGGATGACAAAAATTAAGATATAGAAAGTGATGAGAGgtaaaataatgagataataagtgatgagagaaaaaataaagagataaaatgTGAGGAAATATAAattaatgaaaaagaaaataatataagataataataattaaaaaagttacgTGAGAACaacttttattttttcttcaaattttttgtttttttatctttgtttttaaaaattattttctaacaaTAAAGTAACACCCTCACTTGTTTTTTCAGAAAATAAATTTTAtgtcttaaaaataaaaataaaaaatttaggtAAGGAGTCAAACTTCCTATTATTAACTACAAATACCCCTATATTTAAACTAAACAGAAAGGAATGTGTGGGAAAAAAGATGGCCGGAAAAGTTGTATAAAATTTGAAAAGCGCGGGAGTTGGTGTTGTTGAAAGAAATTATCAGTGACACTgagatatgaatatgaatatgaatgcGGCCGAATCTCAACCACTCTGTCTACATGTAAGAATGGCTATTGTATTCATCAATATTCTTCCCCCAAATTCCATATATCCTTTGCGTTTCTTTGATTCTCATCCTCTAATGAATTTACCAACATTATTGCAGCTAATATCCTCCGCATTTCAACGATGCCGAGCATCCGAACACCTTTGCAGATTATCCATCACTCTCAGGCTCTCCAATCCCTCCAACGTTCAAATCTCAAGTCGATCCATCATTCTTCGTTtagatttttcttttttactTGTTTGAATTGGAATTGAGATTGTTTGTTGTATTAAATATTACGTACAGTCTCGGACACGGGTATCGGAAGTTGTTTAGACGAGTTTCTCGATTTGAAGCTCTGTTTGGAAGATTTTGGCTCTGAATATTGGGGTAAGTAATGGAAATgcttcatatatatttatataatatggtGTTGATGAGTTCTGATTCGTCACCGTTTTGATACAGATGGAGTGCTTTCCGTTACCACCACAAGTGAGTAATACTAATAAATCTGTttaatagttttctcttttgttAGATTTCTTTGTCAGAAGATTTGCTTTACATTTTTTCGGATCATGGTTATGTAATGTGTGTGGTAGGatctttttaaaatttttatcgaACCAAATGGATCAGATGTTGTAAGATTTTGAAGATGCTGAACAATTTCTAGATCTGGAATCAAAGAAATTATTATTCTGGAGTTTTTGTTTAGCAGACATTAGTGTTGTTCTTAGTTCTTTTTTTCTACAATTTAGAGATCATGAGAAAATTCTTGGTTGTGCAAATTTTATCAAAACAAGTTGGTGGACTTGTGTTGATTCGATTGGAATAATTTTTCATTTGTTTAGGTTTTTTCCGTTTGAAGTTTTGCTCCATGATTATGTGAAGTGTGTGCTATGATCTTGTTTAAATTTTATCAAACAAGTGGATGTGAGATTTTAATGCTCCAAAGCTTTCTTAAGTTAAAGATTTTGATTCTAAGGAATTAGTGTACATGAACAAATTCTTGATTGTACAATCTTTTCCTGCTGATTTCTGTTGGAATGTCAGGTATTTCTGATGATGAGATACACAATTACCGGTTGAGTACGAAAGAATGTGTTTCTGAAAGAAGGTTGACAAGGCTACCTTCAAAACCGAAGAATGGTGGGAAATTCAGGCATGGAAATGACTTGtttaacttttgttttggatattttaaacaattaggttttataatttattcataagcttatcttttttttttttttataattattattattattcagcGGGACTGAAGTATGCTTGTTAGTTTCCAAAAATCCGGATGTCTTGGTGGGAGAGATCAAGTGCTTCTTACAAAAGGTTTAATACTTTAATGATTTTCTTTGTAAATTATTTCTCAGAATCCTTTATATTTGGATGTCTTTGTATTTGGATAAGATTGTTTTGTTATGCTATATATGATCGAGTAGCTGGAAACAGAAGGCCGATAATGATTAAAGAAAACATTTGGAGATTACAATCCAGTACCTTGCAACTTTTGATGTTGAACTATATTTCACTTTCTATTCCCATCTAGATTTCCCTGATTACTAATACGAGTGTGTTTAATATTGCTTTACAGATGCTCATTTTGAAGATTCCGGTGAGTTCTTATACTTTGAACTTTTATAGGTTTCGCATATAAAAAATACTTATATTTCACTGAAGAAGCAAGCATGTGTACTGATGATTCAAGTATGTTTCTGTAAGATTTTAATGGTCCAACCGGATTGCAGTTTGTTTCAATGATCAAGTCTTTTTACTTAGCAATAGATTATTTTTATAGCAATATTTCTTTTTAATGTGAATAAAAAGGTGATAATGTAAATGTAAAGTATGCATGATTGTTTTAATGTCTTTACTCCAGAGTGTTGCAATTGAGCTGGTGGTTGAACGTGAAGATACTCCTGGATCAAAGGACGAATATATTTTTTTAGCAAATGAGTGCAATCCCTTGCCTTTCTCAGCTTCAAATCTTGAACGTTTAAAATCAGGTCTTGAAGAATATGTATTGAAGCATGGAAATATATTAAATACACAGTGCCGCTCATGCTTCCCAAGTTCGTAAGTTTATAAACAATTCATGCCAATTCTCTCtgtgtgtgtgttttttgttTGGATCTTAAAGTGCATTGTTGTAGGATTTGTAGGATAGATCATGGTAAAGGTAGCTAGctgcctattttttttttctactgaTGTTTTAAAATCTTGATAAATAATTTGAATTTTCACATCAGTACATAAATCGCTGTCTCATCTAGTAAGGTCATTGTTACCTTAAATTATGCACCTTCTTtaaatttttaaggaaaagaaatTGCATCTTTCTTGGGATTAAAGTAACAAAGACTTTGGTCATCGTTAGCCAAATTATGATTCAGATACACTTAAATGCAGAATAGTATATGTGTCCGAGATCTCTTTATCTTGGATTAAAGCATTCTGTATATTCTTTAGATAGGAGCATTCTGTATATTCTTTAGATAGGTCCGagaactatttttttaatatcttgGTACTTAGGGGGACTCTCAAGGTTGGTAGTGGAATATCAAGTCAAACAAAAAGTCGTAGAAGTACGGGATTGGTGATGGAAGCAGTGATTATAATAAGTGAGATAATAGACCAGACCAGTACTTGCTTCAGACCATGCAGTGCTAGAACAGAGGTTAACTTCGATCCATCTAGTTATAGAGTCGTGCCAATATATTTTGTTAAAACTTAAAATAGAACAAGTTGCTTTTGCTTTAATTACTGCAGTACTTACACTCGCTTGGTGTGGTTTTTGTTCCTCTTTCTCACCCTCCATGTTTGTTTAATTAGGATTATACAACTATTTCATTTCAGGTTTTATACTTCAAAGATTACTCATCTTGTACGATCTCTCAATCATCTCTGAAGGCACTGCGAAGCATTGACTGGAGAAGTTATGGGTTGATATTGGGGAGTGTTGAGAATCGAGGTAGCAGTGTATTATTGGAGTGGGAAAACTTGCCAGCATATGCTCATATAGATATCGTTCTCCATCTATACAATGAGCAATATCCTACATCATGTCATACTATTATAGTCTCATGCAATGTTTTTTTGGCATTGCTTGCTCTTAATtggtttttctaaaaaatagtacGCATTTTTGGTCACCTGTATGTTCCTTGACTTGATGCCAAGGTCATGGTGCCATCAACAAGGCCAAAGATTCAACTAGACAGTAATCTTACTAAAAAGGCACTTAAACTTGCACTGGATGATTTGAGGGACAAACATGCCGGGGTACTCTTAAGTGCTCATGCTCTCAAGGTATTTCTTATCAATTGACTTTGAGATGAGTTGGTTTTGACTTGTAGTTTATTCAGTATTAGTTTTCATTTTTTGAATTTCTTAAGTACACTTATGCTCAGCTAATTTTAAAAACGGTTGCATTCATTCTCAGATTCGCAGTTATGCTCCTGATCTTGCAAAAACAATTGCCGGCCTAATCTTG
It includes:
- the LOC133822119 gene encoding type 2 DNA topoisomerase 6 subunit B-like, with product MNMNMNAAESQPLCLHVRMAIVFINILPPNSIYPLRFFDSHPLMNLPTLLQLISSAFQRCRASEHLCRLSITLRLSNPSNVQISISDTGIGSCLDEFLDLKLCLEDFGSEYWDGVLSVTTTSISDDEIHNYRLSTKECVSERRLTRLPSKPKNGGKFSGTEVCLLVSKNPDVLVGEIKCFLQKMLILKIPSVAIELVVEREDTPGSKDEYIFLANECNPLPFSASNLERLKSGLEEYVLKHGNILNTQCRSCFPSSGTLKVGSGISSQTKSRRSTGLVMEAVIIISEIIDQTSTCFRPCSARTEVLYFKDYSSCTISQSSLKALRSIDWRSYGLILGSVENRGSSVLLEWENLPAYAHIDIVLHLYNEQYPTSCHTIIVMVPSTRPKIQLDSNLTKKALKLALDDLRDKHAGVLLSAHALKIRSYAPDLAKTIAGLILSSEDTDFQTECFSLLGLESQGVGGETVEACINEKIISVIETNDKKPQRSKDVAPFLFEDDGGFLESGLEYDEYEDDIILTGSDPTQLDRFVTTLHREFSIRDLGPLHYFLGIEVTCTSGQLHLSQQKYINDILSTTNMLDSKPAPTPGKVGKPLSQHDGMLLEDPTEYRRIVGSLQYVTMKRPNIAFAVNCACQFMHSPTSSHLLAVKRILRYLRGTSSHGITLQAADTFHLSAFTDADWASSLDDRRSMGGYCVFLGESLVSWSSAKQKVVSRSSTESEFQALANVAAELSWYHRLFADRRLILSSSPIM